A DNA window from Pogona vitticeps strain Pit_001003342236 chromosome 2, PviZW2.1, whole genome shotgun sequence contains the following coding sequences:
- the LOC140704108 gene encoding uncharacterized protein LOC140704108, whose translation METALVALYNYLCWKRDRGSVTLLILLDLSAAFNNINHGVLLDRLAELRVGGNTLRWFHSFMADCVQEVVLGDSCSGPWCLCHGVPQGLILSPMLFNTYMKPLGEVIRRFVLRSQQYADDTQLCILFSTNPGEPVSVLNLCLDLIMDWMRVNKLKLNPDKRKVLLVGTSLDRLQGHFPALNGVEIPLRDRVCSLGVLLDPGLSLEAQVDSVARGTFLQLWKLYQLRPYLGEQSLMTVTHALVTSHIDYCNALYVGLPLKMVQRLQLVQNRAAWLASGGSLGNISGQICLNFIGYHSLPRPNSNCLF comes from the coding sequence atggagactgccttggttgccctgtacaatTACCTTTGCTggaagagagacagggggagtgtaacactgttgatactcctggacctctcagcagctttcaacaatatcaaccatggtgtccttctggataggctggctgagtTGCGAGTTGGGGGCAACACTTTAAGGTGGTTCCATTCCTTcatggctgactgtgtccaggaggtggtgctgggggacagttgctctggcccatggtgtttatgtcatggggttcctcagggcttgatactatcccccatgctgtttaacacctacatgaagccactgggagaggtcataaGGAGGTTTgtgctgaggagtcagcaatatgctgatgacactcagctctgcatcttgttttccaccaatcctggTGAaccggtttctgtgctgaacttgtgtctagacctgataatggactggatgagggttaataaattgaaactcaatccagacaagaggAAAGTACTGTTAGTGGGTACTTCACTGGACAGGCTacagggccatttccctgccctgaatggggttgaaatccccctaagggacagggtctgcagcctgggggtgctcctggaccctggtctatctctggaagcccaggtagactcggtggccaggggcaccttccttcagctgtggaaattataccagctacggccctacctgggcgagcagagtctcatgacagttacacacgcactggtaacatcccatatagattactgcaatgcactgtatgtggggctgcctttgaagatggtccagcgactgcaactggttcagaatcgagctgcgtggctggcgAGTGGTGGGTCACTAGGTAACATATCAGGCCAAATCTGTTTAAATTTCATTGGCTACCATTCGCtacccaggcccaattcaaactgcttgttttga